The nucleotide sequence CGCAGTCGTAGGCCCCGTGAGTGGGTTTGTAGTCGGGGGCGGGCTGCCAGCCCTCGGCGGTCGCCTTCTCGACGTTCATGCACTTGGACGGGCCGTCCTGGACCGAGAGGTCGATGGGCGCCTGCAAGCCGCCACCGGTCCACGCGGTTTCCTTGCGCGCCGCGTCGACCAGGCACTTGCGGGTGAGGTCGTCCCCGCAGGTCGCTGCGGACTTGGCGAACAGCAGCCAGGCTGAGAAGGCCTTGACCGCCGGCAGTGTGACCTCGGCTCCGGGAGCGTACTTCGCGAACAGGTCGAGAACCTGCTTGGTCGCCGGGTTGGACGCGGCCTCCTCCAGCGGGTGGGTCCCGCCGATGTCGGCCAGGTTGTTCTGGTAGTTCAGTACTCCCGAGCCGGCGAGTTCAATGAAGGGCTTGCCGTAGGCGTTGCTGTTGGCTTCGATCCAGTCGAGCTTGTAGTCCATGGCGGTCAACTCCTGCTCCAGCTTCGCCAGAGACCCGTAGTCGCCCATGAAGATCAGGCCCTTGACGCCCTTGTTCTTGATGTTCTGCGCGTACGGCGTCCAGTTGGATACACCGGCCGCCGGGTAGAGCTCGGTGTACGACATCGGCGTGCCACGCGACTGGAAGAACTCCGTGCGCTGCGCCACCGAGACCTTGGTGACCGGGGAGTCACCCGCGATGATGCCCACCGCGCCGGCCGAGGTTGGGTAGGCCTCGCTGACGAGCCACTCGTAGAAGCCCGCGTTCCTGAGGTACGACGGTCCTCCGGCTTGGACCGTGAGCTGGAGGTCGGACCCTTCGTTCTGGCGCTGGGTCGATTGGGAGGGCAACTCCGGCAGCAGGCACGACAGCCGGTCCTTGGTGCCCATCCCGTCCAGCGACGCGCTCCCGCCGACGAGCGCGAAGTCGTCGCGGCAGGCCTCGACAATCCGCTGGCGGACCTCCACCATTTTGGTGTCGCGGAGAGTCGCCTTGACCTTGCGCCCGTTGATGCCGCCGGCCTCGTTGCACCACGACGTGAACACCTTGGCCGCGTCTTCGTATTCGTGCTTCTTGGTGAAGCCGACGTCGGACAGGACGCCCACCTGGATCTCTTTGGCGGTGACGCCCTGTGCCGACGCGCTGGTCGGATTGCCGGAGCCACACACGTTGTTCAGGTCACCGAAGTCGGACGACACAGGAGTGCCCACCGACGGGGCGGCACCCGCTCCTTCACCAGGGTCGGTCGTGCCGCCGCGGTCGGCGCAGCCGGCCACAGCACACAATGCGGCCGCCAGCGTGAAGCTGGTGAGGGTTGTTCTGAGTCTCACGGGCTGTCTCCTGGGTGCAGTTGCGACGTCCATGACGACGTCGGCGTTGATCTCGTGGGCGGTGACGCCCCCTCGGACGGACCGGCGGCACTCAGCCGCCGCGGGCGGCGACGAGGGCGCCTCGGTTCACCTTGGTCGCGGCACTGCGCGGAATGGCGTCGACGAACTCGGTCGTCTTGGGGACCTTGTACGCGGCGAGTCGGCTCTTGGCGTACGCCACGACCTCCTGATGGGTGGGTGGCGCGGCCGGGTCGGCGGGTTCGATCAAGGCGTGGACGCGGCGCCCCCACTCGCGGTCTTTCAGACCGATGACGACGACGTCGGCGATCTTGGGGTGGTCGATCAGCGCCGCTTCGACTTCGGCCGGAAAAACGTTCGCCCCGCCGGTGACGATCATGTCGACGCGTCGGTCCAGAAGGTAGAGGTAGCCCTCCTCATCGAGGTACCCGACGTCCCCTGCGGTCTGGAACCCGCTTTGGGTGCGCTTGAGTTCGGGGGCCTTGCCGAGGTACTTGTAGCCGCCGTACGCGGAGGATCGCAGGTACACGTCGCCGACCTCCCGGGGCGGGAGTTCTGCTCCGTCGGGGCCAAGGATGCGGACCTCGGTCGTCGCCAGCGGGCGGCCGACGCTGCCCTGGTGCTTCATCCACTCGTCGCCGCGGATCGCGGTCAGGCCGAGGCCTTCGGTCATGCCGTACGCCATCAGGATGCGTTCCGCGCCGATGAGTTCGGCCCAGCGGTGTACGAGCGACGGCGGCATGGGGGCGGCGCCCTGGATGATCCAGTCGAGGCTGGACAGGTTGCGGCTGTCGACGCCGGGCAGGTCGGCGATGCGCTGGAGCATCGTCGGCGTCCCGGTGAAGTGGGTGACACGGTGGCGTTCGACGACGTCGACGACGCGCGACGCGTCGAACTTCTCCATGACCACGAGCCGGTCACCGGACAGCAGGCCGAACAGCGTGGCCAGCCCATTGGTGTGGTACATCGGCGCGAGGACGAGGATCGTCTGCGGACGGGACACCGGCCGCCAGCTTTCCATCATCGGCGTGCTGAACAACGGGTTGTGGAGCGCCGGAAGCAGACTGAGGATGACCTTCGGCGTTCCAGTGGATCCGCTGCTGCATATGCCATGCGCGTTCGGTGAGAGCACATCCGGCAACTCGGGGACGTCAGAGTCCGTCGTCGCGTCGATCCACGGCAGGTCGTCCCCGCCCAGGTGGACGCGGGCGTCGACGACCTCGCGCAGCCGGGCCAGTTCCCAGTCCGGCAGGTCCCAGCGGATCGGCACCGGCACCGCGCCGAGCTTCCACGCGGCGAACACACCCAGCACGAACTGCGGCGAGTTGCGCAGCGCCAGACCCAACCGGTCGCCCAGGCCCAACCCCCGCTCGGCCAGCGCACCGGCGAGCTGGTCCGACCGGCGGTCCAACTCCCGCCAACTGTAGGCACTTTCGCCGCCGTCCAGGGCGACGTGCCGGAACACCACCTCGCCTGTGCAAGACGCTGCGAGTAGGCGGATCTGTTGCGCGTTGCTAATCGTCTCTCCCACCGCGTTCCTCCTCACCGAATTCCTGACGGATCTTCGACAGCGGCCTCCGAACGGAGGCATACGGTTCTGTTCGATTGGCATGCATGTGCGAAATGTGAACGTGCCTGTGGTGGCAGACTGCACAGGTCGCCAAGGCACGTGCGAGCGTCCTTCCGCGGCCTCGAAGTCACTGCGGCAACGAGCCCGGGGTCAGTGATCCTGGCAGCAGTGCCGGTCGTATCCGAGTGACGGCAATCGGAGTCACGACATCTCCACCGGTGCGTCGATCTCGGCCAGCCGGCACGCCCGTTCCAGCCAGGGGTTCGGGCGGCCGGCCTTGGGCAGGTTCATCGAGCGCCGCGAGTGCAGGCCCAGCAGCCCGGCCTTGAGGCCGGCGAACGTCTCGTGCCAGTTCAGGTTTTCGACCTGACGTCCGGTCAGTTCCTGCCAGAGGTCGAGGGTTTCCTGCCGTGTGCCGAGGCCGTCCAGTCGTGCCACGTTCTGGGAGGTGCTGTGCATCTCGTCGAACAGCAGCCACCAGCCGAGGTCGGCCATGGGTCCGCCCAGCGACGCCTGTTCCCAGTCCATGACCCCGACGACGCGGAAGTCGTCGCCGAACATGATGTTCCCGATCCGCGCGTCGCCCCACGCGAGGCCGGGCCTGTCGGTGGGCGGGCGATTCGCCTTCAGCCAGGCGAACAGCGCCTGTACCGACTCGGGAACGTCGTCCCCGAGCGCCCAGGCCGCGAACTCGCCCCAGTACGCGAGCTGTTGCTCGTCGCCCGCGGCCCCCTGCTCCGGCCGGTGGACGAACGCGAACTCCTCGATCGGCACCGAGTGGATCGCGGCGAGCTGCCCCATGGCGCTCTCCCACGCGGTACGCCGCTGCGCGGGCGTCGCCTCGACCAGCCAGCCCGTGGAGTTGTACACCGGCATGCTCACCGGCACCCGGCCGCGCATACGGCGCATCACGTAGAACGGCTGGCCGAGAAGGGCGGTGTCCTCCTCGTACCACAAGGCCTCGGGGACCCGCACCGTGCCGAGTCGGCGCAGCGTGGTGAGCATGTTGTACTGCATGCGGAACCTCGGGTCCAGGAACATCTGGTGCTCGGGGCGCGGGGCGATGCGCAGGACCAGTTCGTCGACGCCGCCGCCGTGCCGGGCGTCGAACAGGATCGTCTCGTTGGAGACTCCCGCGCCCAACGGGTAAGCCATGTTCGCGAGTTCGACGTCCACGACGCCGAGGCGCTCGCCCAGCCACGGACGCAGTGCCACAGCGGCGGCATCCAAATCGCGGCCCTTGGCGAAAACCAGGGCTTCACTCATGCGTGGCCCACCTCCTCTGTGCCGGAAAATCGGGAATTGCCGGAAATCGTGCTTTCTCTTGGGAAAGCCGCCTGGGCGCCACCGAATGCTGCAAGGCAGAACGCCCACACCTGATCGGCGATCTCGTCGACGCTGTCGTACACCGTCGCGAACGCGTAGTGGTGGTACGTCGCCGTGACCAGCCTGATAGCGACCCACGCGTCGCGCGTCGGGTTCTGCGGTGTCAGCAGGCCCTGCGCCGCGGCCTCCACAAGCTCGCGTTCGATCAGTGCGCCGAACGGCTGCGTGGCCCGAGCCACGTCATCGGGGAACAACTGGTACAGCCGCCAGTGTTCGGCCGTGATGCATTGCGGGCCGGTCAGATCCATACCCAAACGAAGCGAGTTGAGTGTGCCGGTGATGTAGAGGCGCAGGCGAGCCACGGGATCGTTTAAGAGGAGTGCTTCGGCCTCCGCACGTACCGCGTGCTCGGCAATCACCTCCTTCATCACGGCGAGGACGACTTGGTCCTTGCCGTCGAAGTGTCGGTAGATGGTTTGGAGCGCGACCCCGGACTCCTTCGTCAACTCTGCTGTCGTGAAGGGGAGCCCCTTCTCGATGATCAGCCGACGCGCCGCACGGGTGATCGCCCGAGACTGCTGCGCGCTGCGTGCTTGCGACCGCGGTATGGCTGGGGAGCGGTGCGTGGCCCGCTCCGCCGACGACGCCCGGTGCTTCCGGCCCGCGGGTGTTTGCGTGGGTTCGGTCGGCTGTTCTTTGGGCGTGGTCATGCGCTGTCGCCCCCGTGCGATGGGGTGAGCACCACGATGGGGATGAGCCGGTCCGTACGCGTCTGGTACGTGTTGTAGTTGGGCCAGTAGCCCGTCACGACCTTCCACAGGCGGTCGCGCTCGGCGCCCCCCGGGGTGTATGCGGTCACCGCGATGCGGTCGGCTTTGACTTGGACCTCCGCCGTGGGGTCGGCCTGGAGGTTCAGGTACCACGCGGGATGCGCCGGGGCGCCGCCCTTCGACGCGACGGCGAGGTAGTTGTCGCCGTCGCGGCCGAAGATGAGCGCGTTCGTACGGGCCTCACCGCTCTTGCGGCCGGTCGTGGTCAGGAGCAGCGCGGTGGCGCCGTTCCACTCGTAGCCGACCTCGCCGTTCGTCTCCCGGTACCGGGCCACGTGTTCGGCG is from Yinghuangia sp. ASG 101 and encodes:
- a CDS encoding ABC transporter substrate-binding protein; this encodes MRLRTTLTSFTLAAALCAVAGCADRGGTTDPGEGAGAAPSVGTPVSSDFGDLNNVCGSGNPTSASAQGVTAKEIQVGVLSDVGFTKKHEYEDAAKVFTSWCNEAGGINGRKVKATLRDTKMVEVRQRIVEACRDDFALVGGSASLDGMGTKDRLSCLLPELPSQSTQRQNEGSDLQLTVQAGGPSYLRNAGFYEWLVSEAYPTSAGAVGIIAGDSPVTKVSVAQRTEFFQSRGTPMSYTELYPAAGVSNWTPYAQNIKNKGVKGLIFMGDYGSLAKLEQELTAMDYKLDWIEANSNAYGKPFIELAGSGVLNYQNNLADIGGTHPLEEAASNPATKQVLDLFAKYAPGAEVTLPAVKAFSAWLLFAKSAATCGDDLTRKCLVDAARKETAWTGGGLQAPIDLSVQDGPSKCMNVEKATAEGWQPAPDYKPTHGAYDCDIASYKLTGDYGKPGTLADVGKSLNDLK
- a CDS encoding class I adenylate-forming enzyme family protein — encoded protein: MGETISNAQQIRLLAASCTGEVVFRHVALDGGESAYSWRELDRRSDQLAGALAERGLGLGDRLGLALRNSPQFVLGVFAAWKLGAVPVPIRWDLPDWELARLREVVDARVHLGGDDLPWIDATTDSDVPELPDVLSPNAHGICSSGSTGTPKVILSLLPALHNPLFSTPMMESWRPVSRPQTILVLAPMYHTNGLATLFGLLSGDRLVVMEKFDASRVVDVVERHRVTHFTGTPTMLQRIADLPGVDSRNLSSLDWIIQGAAPMPPSLVHRWAELIGAERILMAYGMTEGLGLTAIRGDEWMKHQGSVGRPLATTEVRILGPDGAELPPREVGDVYLRSSAYGGYKYLGKAPELKRTQSGFQTAGDVGYLDEEGYLYLLDRRVDMIVTGGANVFPAEVEAALIDHPKIADVVVIGLKDREWGRRVHALIEPADPAAPPTHQEVVAYAKSRLAAYKVPKTTEFVDAIPRSAATKVNRGALVAARGG
- a CDS encoding phosphotransferase family protein, which translates into the protein MSEALVFAKGRDLDAAAVALRPWLGERLGVVDVELANMAYPLGAGVSNETILFDARHGGGVDELVLRIAPRPEHQMFLDPRFRMQYNMLTTLRRLGTVRVPEALWYEEDTALLGQPFYVMRRMRGRVPVSMPVYNSTGWLVEATPAQRRTAWESAMGQLAAIHSVPIEEFAFVHRPEQGAAGDEQQLAYWGEFAAWALGDDVPESVQALFAWLKANRPPTDRPGLAWGDARIGNIMFGDDFRVVGVMDWEQASLGGPMADLGWWLLFDEMHSTSQNVARLDGLGTRQETLDLWQELTGRQVENLNWHETFAGLKAGLLGLHSRRSMNLPKAGRPNPWLERACRLAEIDAPVEMS
- a CDS encoding TetR/AcrR family transcriptional regulator — encoded protein: MTTPKEQPTEPTQTPAGRKHRASSAERATHRSPAIPRSQARSAQQSRAITRAARRLIIEKGLPFTTAELTKESGVALQTIYRHFDGKDQVVLAVMKEVIAEHAVRAEAEALLLNDPVARLRLYITGTLNSLRLGMDLTGPQCITAEHWRLYQLFPDDVARATQPFGALIERELVEAAAQGLLTPQNPTRDAWVAIRLVTATYHHYAFATVYDSVDEIADQVWAFCLAAFGGAQAAFPRESTISGNSRFSGTEEVGHA
- a CDS encoding nitroreductase family deazaflavin-dependent oxidoreductase, with product MSEPGYQKPDLALLGAEHVARYRETNGEVGYEWNGATALLLTTTGRKSGEARTNALIFGRDGDNYLAVASKGGAPAHPAWYLNLQADPTAEVQVKADRIAVTAYTPGGAERDRLWKVVTGYWPNYNTYQTRTDRLIPIVVLTPSHGGDSA